The Candidatus Aminicenantes bacterium genome includes the window TGATCAGGCTCCAAGTCCAGAGTAAACGCAAAGAACTTGTTTTTCATTGTTCAGCCAATCAGGGGTGGCAATATCAGGGATCTGTTTTACCACAAATCAGGAGGCGGTTCAATCCGCAGCCCACCGCATGGGATCAGATGGGAATGATTTAAGAGGAAAAACGATACTTGAACAGGTTCCAGATCGCTTTCACGCCGTCGCGCCAACCGATTTTCTTGCCTTCCTCAACCGTGCGCGGGTGATATGTGATCGGCACTTCAACAATCCGGTATCCAGCCCGAAGGATTTTGGCCGTCACCTCGGGCTCGAATTCAAATCCCATTGATTTTAATTTAATTTTTTTAACCACATCGATACGGAATACTTTGTAAGCGGTCTCCATATCGGTCAGTTTTGAGCCGTACAACACATTGGTTAAAAAAACCAGAAATTTATTCGCCAGCAGATTGAGAAAAGCCACTTTCTGTTCAAGTTTCTTGAACCGGCTTCCATAAACCACATCGGCTTCCCCCTTTTCTATGGGTGCCATGAGCTGGGGATATTCCTGCGGATCCAGCTCGAAATCCGCATCCTGAATGATCACCATGTCACCGGTGGCATACTTGAAACCGATTCGAACCGCCGCACCTTTGCCGAAATTGACCATGGATTTGTGTATGGTGATAATGGGATCATCATCATGCCGGGTAAGGACATCGGAGGTACCGTCTGTTGAGCCGTCATCCACAACAATGATCTCTTTTTCAATCGGGACTTGACGCACCTTCTCGATGACGCCTGAAATCGTCGATTTCTCGTTATAAACCGGGATTACAACCGAGAGTTTCATTTATTCTCCACTAACCGATGCCGCCCACTCCGCCACTTTGCGGATAATTTCATCAAGCCGGTATTTCGGCGTCCAGCCAATGGTTCGGCGAATCTTGGCTATATCCGGGGCGCGCCGCATCATGTCTTCAAAACCTTCTTCATACGCCTTTTCATAGGGAATCACCACGATTTCAGAAGAGGATTTCAGAATGGACTTGACCCTTTCGGCCAGGTTCATTATGGTGATTTCTTCCTCGGTGCCGATATTGAAAATTCCGCCCGGCGATTCGCGATGCTGCATGAGCGCCGTAATCGCGTCGATTACGTCATCCACGTAACACAAGGTGCGCGTCTGGCTTCCGTCCCCGTATACGGTAATCGGCTCGCCGGCGAGAGCCTGGCGCACAAACCGCGGAAGCACCATTCCATACTGGCCGGTCTGCTTGGGCCCCACCGTATTAAACAACCGGCCAATAATCACCGGAAGTCCCTGGGTTTTGTGGTAGGCCAGCCCCATGTACTCATCGACCGCCTTGGCGGAACTGTAACTCCAGCGGGAACGCGTGGTGGGCCCCAGTACCCGGTCATCTTCTTCGGAAAACGGGGTATTGGGACTTTTCCCATACACTTCGGAAGTACTGGTCAGTAATACTTTCTTTTTGTCGTGACGGTGCGCGAGTTGCAGCACGATATCCGTTCCCACAATAATGGTTCTCAATGTTCTGACCGGATCATCCACGATGTTCTTGACACCGACTATGGCGGCCAGATGGTAAATCTCGTCGCATTCGCGCACGAGATGGTCCATCAAACCCTCGTTCATAATGTCGTTTCTGAAGAATTGGAACCGAGGATGCTCCATGAGTTCCCGGATATTCTCCAATCGTCCGGTTGACAGGTTGTCGATAACCGTGACGCGGTTGCCGGCATGAATCAACCTGCCGCAGAGATGGCTGCCGATAAAACCCGCCCCTCCGGTAACTAAGATTCTCTTGTGATCGCTCATCGAGGTCATTTCCTCTCTTCACCTCAGCCGCTTCCGGCATGATCGGTGATTGGAATGCGGCGTGCGCTCCCCGGGTGCACCCGGCGGAACCCACGGCAATGTGGTATTTTACCGCAATTGACACGACAATGCCACCCGTTTCTGATATTTTCCCGTCAAATTTTGAAAAAAGCCGCCCATGAGCTTTGTCTCACACACCAATTTCTGACACCCGATTCCTGCTTTTTTGAAGTAGGAACCCGGTTGCATGGTGATCATCCGCGTCAAGTTGATCGCTGTTCCGCCAAGCCATTGCCGGCGCGTGCATGGTTGCGCAGGCCAACAGTCTTGCCTACACTTGATTTCACGTGGACACGCTTGTACCATGAGTAACAGGAGATACGCGCATGAAACGCATAGCGATTTTCGCGTTCAGCGGAGATATGACCGCTTTCGCCCATGCCCTGCTCAATTCCGTAGAATTGCTGGACCGGGGATTTGACGCGCGCCTGATCATCGAGGGCGGCGCCACCGCTTTGTTGACCAGATTGGAAAAAAACGAATCGAATTGGGGAGGGCTGTTCCGCCGTGCGCTTGAAGCCGGGGTGATTTTCGGAGTTTGCCGCGCCTGCGCGGCCAAAACAGGTGGCCTGGCCTCCGCGGAACGGATCGGTTTGCCCGTCCTGGATGAAATGTCAGGCCATCCATCTTTCGCCACCCAGTTAGAGGAAGGTTACGAAATTATCGCGATCTGATTCCTCCAGATCACCCGGGGTTGAACTGGTACCCCGGATACCGTATAGTCTCCGGATGGAGCCCTGGCAGATACGCCTGTACCGCCACAGCCTGATGAAAAAAGATAAGGTCCGCCTGGTTTCGCGGCTGGTGGGTTTTTCAAATCAAAAAATTTTCGATCTTGGCTGCTCGAATGGGGCGGTCTCCCATTTCCTGAAACAACGTGGCGGCGAATGGGTTCATGGCGACCTGGACATGGAGAACCTGCTCAGCGCCCGGCCCGTTCTGGGCAACATGCTTTTCCAGATGGGCGAGTCGTTGCTGCCCATCGACACAGAAAGCATTGACTTGGCCATGGCTCTCGACATTCTGGAGCACTTGCACCACGACGAGGAGATGGTGAAAGAGATTTTCCGTGTTTTGCGCCCCGGGGGCGAAGTGGTGGTTTCCACCCCTATCAGCGGAAAAATTTTTCTCATCAACCGCCTGAAACGCCTGGCCGGAATGAAACCCGAAATCTACGGCCATGTGCGGGAGGGCTATTCGCTGAAGGATCTTTCGATTCTTCTGGAAACAAACGGATTCACCGTAACCCGCGCTACAACCTACGCCAAATTCTTTACCGAATTATGCGAGTTCCTGCTCAACGTGGCATTCACCCGCCTGAACCGGGTCAAACGCAGCCGCCTGCATTCGGGCGCCATCTCTCCATCATCCGCCACAGACCTGGACAGCCATAGCGGCCTCTACCGCTTGTACACCCGTTTTGTTTACCCCCTGGTGCGCCTGATCACGCGCCTGGACCTGCTGTTGCCCTTTAAAACCGGCTACGCCACTCTGGTGATCGCACGCAAACCCCAAAGATAATACCAGAAGGGTTGAGTTCTCATGGGCATTCCGTTATCATCCGTATCATGAAGTACAAAAGAACCGTTGCCATACTGGCTCCGTTGCTTGTGCTGGCCGGCGTTGGAGGATGGTTCGCCTATCAGAAACTGCATCCAGCCCCGGCGATCACCCACATCCTGTGCATGGGAGACAGCATCACGGCCAGCGACTACGGAGACTACACCGCGCACATGACCGATCGTTTCCGGGAATCCCGGGCTCCCATAGAAGTGACTTCCGCGGCGCGCCCCGGAAACACCTCCGGGGAATACCTGCGCTGGATGCGTGAAACCGGTTTACTGGAACGCACGAATCCCCACCTCGTCGTGTTGATGC containing:
- a CDS encoding class I SAM-dependent methyltransferase: MEPWQIRLYRHSLMKKDKVRLVSRLVGFSNQKIFDLGCSNGAVSHFLKQRGGEWVHGDLDMENLLSARPVLGNMLFQMGESLLPIDTESIDLAMALDILEHLHHDEEMVKEIFRVLRPGGEVVVSTPISGKIFLINRLKRLAGMKPEIYGHVREGYSLKDLSILLETNGFTVTRATTYAKFFTELCEFLLNVAFTRLNRVKRSRLHSGAISPSSATDLDSHSGLYRLYTRFVYPLVRLITRLDLLLPFKTGYATLVIARKPQR
- a CDS encoding glycosyltransferase family 2 protein, whose translation is MKLSVVIPVYNEKSTISGVIEKVRQVPIEKEIIVVDDGSTDGTSDVLTRHDDDPIITIHKSMVNFGKGAAVRIGFKYATGDMVIIQDADFELDPQEYPQLMAPIEKGEADVVYGSRFKKLEQKVAFLNLLANKFLVFLTNVLYGSKLTDMETAYKVFRIDVVKKIKLKSMGFEFEPEVTAKILRAGYRIVEVPITYHPRTVEEGKKIGWRDGVKAIWNLFKYRFSS
- a CDS encoding NAD-dependent epimerase/dehydratase family protein; this encodes MSDHKRILVTGGAGFIGSHLCGRLIHAGNRVTVIDNLSTGRLENIRELMEHPRFQFFRNDIMNEGLMDHLVRECDEIYHLAAIVGVKNIVDDPVRTLRTIIVGTDIVLQLAHRHDKKKVLLTSTSEVYGKSPNTPFSEEDDRVLGPTTRSRWSYSSAKAVDEYMGLAYHKTQGLPVIIGRLFNTVGPKQTGQYGMVLPRFVRQALAGEPITVYGDGSQTRTLCYVDDVIDAITALMQHRESPGGIFNIGTEEEITIMNLAERVKSILKSSSEIVVIPYEKAYEEGFEDMMRRAPDIAKIRRTIGWTPKYRLDEIIRKVAEWAASVSGE
- a CDS encoding cytoplasmic protein; this translates as MKRIAIFAFSGDMTAFAHALLNSVELLDRGFDARLIIEGGATALLTRLEKNESNWGGLFRRALEAGVIFGVCRACAAKTGGLASAERIGLPVLDEMSGHPSFATQLEEGYEIIAI